The following are from one region of the Pseudohongiella spirulinae genome:
- a CDS encoding murein hydrolase activator EnvC family protein gives MICGAVPRILACLALSALILPVQAQTGNSDVDAAEARLSRVETAINQINGWLTESRRQRSAEEQTLHQLSADITDIAQAMNDNQLRVAELDTSLAGLQQQRERLQRQSASQRAEMAGIIRATYLAGNHSQLKLLLNQQDPARAQRMLVYFEALNADRLTQLEQWQALVHELDQNASDIAGTRDSLTLRNAELQQQRVELQDKLQQRRNLIAELDARIAERGEELQQLEQDRQDLQALIEEINRIIEDIPDPDELMPFEGSRSLMPWPMQGELAARFGDRYGGGNLRRQGIIIAARPDTPVRAVHPGRVVFADWMRGSGNLVVIDHGNTYLTLYAHLQSLDKQQGDWVNRSEPVGFSGSDAGNGEPGLYFELRRNSQPLNPVDWLE, from the coding sequence ATGATCTGCGGCGCAGTGCCACGGATACTGGCCTGCCTGGCTCTGAGCGCGCTCATACTGCCGGTTCAGGCGCAAACCGGCAACAGCGATGTTGATGCCGCCGAAGCTCGGCTCAGCCGTGTCGAAACCGCCATCAATCAAATCAACGGCTGGCTGACTGAGTCTCGCCGACAGCGCTCAGCCGAAGAACAAACCCTGCACCAGCTCAGCGCTGACATAACCGACATCGCTCAGGCGATGAACGACAACCAGTTGAGGGTTGCTGAGCTGGACACCAGCCTGGCCGGGCTGCAGCAACAGCGCGAACGACTGCAGCGGCAGAGCGCCAGTCAGCGTGCAGAAATGGCCGGCATCATCCGGGCGACCTATCTGGCCGGCAATCACAGCCAGCTCAAATTACTTCTGAACCAGCAGGACCCGGCCCGCGCCCAACGCATGCTGGTGTATTTTGAAGCACTGAATGCTGACCGGCTGACACAGCTAGAACAATGGCAGGCGCTGGTCCACGAACTTGACCAGAATGCCAGCGACATCGCCGGCACGCGCGACTCACTGACTCTGCGCAATGCAGAGCTCCAGCAACAGCGTGTCGAGCTGCAGGATAAGCTGCAGCAGCGCCGCAATCTGATTGCCGAACTGGATGCCCGCATCGCCGAGCGCGGCGAGGAATTGCAGCAACTGGAGCAGGACCGTCAGGATCTGCAGGCACTCATCGAAGAAATCAATCGCATCATCGAGGACATTCCTGACCCGGATGAACTGATGCCCTTTGAAGGGTCGCGCAGCCTGATGCCCTGGCCCATGCAGGGCGAGTTGGCGGCCCGCTTTGGTGACCGTTACGGTGGCGGCAATCTGCGGCGCCAGGGCATTATTATTGCGGCCCGGCCAGACACCCCGGTACGTGCCGTGCACCCCGGCCGCGTGGTCTTTGCCGACTGGATGCGCGGATCCGGCAACCTGGTGGTTATCGACCACGGCAATACTTATCTGACACTGTATGCGCATTTGCAGAGCCTGGACAAGCAGCAGGGCGACTGGGTGAATCGCAGCGAACCGGTCGGATTCAGCGGCAGTGATGCCGGCAATGGCGAGCCGGGACTGTATTTTGAATTACGACGTAACAGTCAGCCACTCAATCCGGTCGATTGGCTGGAGTGA